In one Coriobacteriia bacterium genomic region, the following are encoded:
- a CDS encoding MBL fold metallo-hydrolase translates to MTTMLFQGHGSYRFTLDDSTVIYVDPYFGKEYELEADLVLVTHRHFDHDAVDKMPHASGCEVIWPEDLHPTSDEYLSTESHGVKIQAVQAYNENHPSDECVGYVLEFDGVSFYAAGDTSMTEDMKSGKLAAMKLDYATFPCDGVYNMDADEASECAKLVGAKHNIPVHEVPIDSADATVAEYDEAKLEAFQAPGRIILVPGAELHM, encoded by the coding sequence ATGACTACGATGCTATTTCAGGGGCACGGCTCCTACAGGTTCACGCTCGACGACAGCACGGTCATCTACGTCGATCCATACTTCGGAAAGGAATACGAGCTCGAGGCGGACCTCGTCCTGGTCACGCATAGGCATTTCGACCACGATGCCGTGGACAAGATGCCCCATGCGTCTGGCTGCGAGGTAATCTGGCCCGAGGACCTACATCCCACGAGCGATGAGTATCTCTCCACGGAGTCTCACGGCGTGAAGATCCAGGCGGTGCAGGCATACAACGAGAACCATCCGTCTGACGAGTGCGTTGGCTACGTGCTCGAGTTCGATGGCGTCTCGTTCTATGCAGCAGGCGACACGAGCATGACCGAGGACATGAAGTCCGGCAAGCTTGCCGCCATGAAGCTCGACTATGCGACGTTCCCGTGCGACGGGGTGTACAACATGGACGCGGACGAGGCTTCCGAGTGCGCCAAGCTCGTCGGTGCCAAGCACAACATTCCCGTCCATGAGGTGCCCATCGACTCCGCCGACGCTACGGTCGCCGAGTACGACGAGGCCAAGCTCGAGGCATTCCAAGCTCCCGGACGCATCATCCTCGTCCCCGGGGCCGAGCTGCATATGTAA